The following proteins come from a genomic window of Nostoc sp. TCL26-01:
- the ppsA gene encoding phosphoenolpyruvate synthase: protein MVIVSQQTLAQFSQEKSLVLWFDEVGIGDIALVGGKNASLGEMIQQLTPKGVNVPGGFATTAYAYRYFIQSAGLEVQLRELFADLDVEDVKNLQERGLKARSLLMHTPFPLELQQAIAKAYTSLCEQYHPDTDVAVRSSATAEDLPDASFAGQQETYLNVVGVEEVLMACHKCFASLFTDRAISYRQTKGFDHFSIALAVGVQKMVRADLATSGVMFSIDTETGFKDAALITAAYGLGENVVQGTVNPDEYYVFKPTLKAGFKPIIDKKLGSKELRMVYDQGSQSTKNEPVSTTEQNKFALSDEDILQLANWACLIEDHYSQAHNTYTPMDIEWAKDGITNQLFVVQARPETVQSQKNGNVLRSYRLVLGTGEWGEAIGGHGDTGTRGQGDKEKLLSPHPPLPLVTGRAIGEAISQGKARVILDTKQIQEFQAGEVLVTERTDPDWEPIMKRASAIITNSGGRTCFAGNTKILTNKGFMTLRQIYEQGHQGLFTLSLNTQTDKIEWKPILDSMKRQSKMIGVSVSQTGRVTDNILNLTPDHKMINIRGGQYVKTEIQEMLAHQEMLVTAQHIPFLSDDSKEKNKTAYLLGGILTDGSIYRSNRHGEVQFIQKNIPQKQQFISAMNDCVSTVYGKAFVPYQKAKSSGYIRGQLVVGEATAYRLYSKQIAYELYEKEQNIVSSLLNNSVEFSYNFLGGVIDGDGCYFNNRISIYISEELLLQAVIVACLKIGTVPQVTKNRNIYNVQLVENLKEILKFTNRVKGEVADRTIQTRFFATKQLFGDDVKGQLKLRRDNNLLISDKQLQETDKFAKLLAGDIRMQRVVSIDEATYGDVYNITVAEHHNYVVFTSKYTPVIVCNCHAAIIARELGVPAIVGCGNATVVLTTGQDVTVSCAEGEEGKVYPGLLPFAVQEVPLENLPRTHTQILMNVGNPQEAFSLSAIPNDGVGLARTEFIIANQIQVHPLALIYYDKLEDAAQKAKIAAITAMYDDKPQYFIDKLAQGVGRIAAAFYPKPVIVRMSDFKSNEYRNLAGGQQFEPEEENPMLGWRGAARYYDAGYREGFALECHAIKRVRDEMGLTNVIPMIPFCRTPEEGRLVLDEMAIHGLKQGVNDLQVYVMCELPSNVILAEQFAEVFDGFSIGSNDLTQLTLGLDRDSALVARLFDERSPAVKQMVKMAIASAKKQNRKIGICGQAPSDYPEFAQFLVEQGIDSISLNPDSVLKTMLEIAKVEQQTQS from the coding sequence ATGGTGATAGTATCTCAGCAGACTTTGGCACAATTTTCTCAAGAGAAATCACTTGTTCTCTGGTTTGATGAAGTGGGAATTGGTGATATCGCTTTAGTCGGTGGAAAGAATGCTTCATTGGGAGAAATGATTCAGCAGTTAACACCCAAAGGCGTGAATGTACCTGGAGGATTTGCCACCACTGCTTATGCTTATCGCTATTTTATCCAATCGGCAGGGTTAGAAGTTCAGTTACGAGAACTGTTTGCTGACTTGGATGTAGAGGATGTGAAAAACTTACAAGAACGGGGACTAAAAGCCAGATCGCTGTTAATGCACACCCCCTTTCCGCTAGAATTGCAACAGGCGATCGCCAAAGCATACACCAGTCTGTGTGAACAGTATCATCCCGACACAGACGTAGCTGTCCGTTCTAGCGCTACTGCTGAAGACCTCCCCGATGCTAGTTTTGCTGGACAGCAAGAAACCTACCTGAACGTGGTGGGTGTGGAAGAAGTCTTAATGGCCTGTCATAAATGTTTTGCTTCCCTATTTACCGATAGGGCAATTTCCTATCGCCAGACTAAAGGCTTCGATCACTTTAGCATTGCTTTAGCCGTCGGTGTGCAGAAAATGGTACGTGCAGATTTAGCCACCTCTGGGGTGATGTTTTCCATTGATACAGAAACAGGTTTTAAAGATGCAGCATTAATTACTGCCGCCTATGGTTTGGGTGAAAATGTTGTCCAAGGGACAGTTAATCCAGACGAATATTATGTATTTAAACCCACATTAAAAGCAGGTTTTAAACCAATTATTGATAAAAAATTGGGTAGCAAAGAATTAAGAATGGTCTATGACCAAGGCTCACAATCTACTAAAAATGAACCTGTATCCACAACAGAACAAAACAAATTTGCTCTTAGTGATGAGGATATTTTACAACTAGCTAATTGGGCTTGTTTAATTGAAGACCACTATTCTCAAGCCCATAATACTTACACCCCAATGGATATTGAATGGGCAAAAGATGGCATCACTAATCAACTGTTTGTTGTCCAAGCCCGTCCTGAAACTGTGCAGTCACAGAAAAACGGTAACGTGTTGCGGAGTTACCGTTTGGTCTTAGGAACTGGAGAGTGGGGAGAGGCGATAGGGGGACACGGGGACACGGGGACACGGGGACAAGGAGACAAGGAGAAACTTCTTTCTCCCCATCCCCCACTCCCCTTAGTCACTGGTAGGGCAATTGGGGAAGCAATTAGTCAGGGAAAAGCACGGGTAATTTTAGATACCAAACAAATCCAGGAGTTCCAAGCTGGGGAAGTGTTGGTGACAGAGAGAACAGATCCTGACTGGGAACCAATTATGAAGCGTGCCAGTGCCATTATTACCAATTCTGGTGGACGCACCTGCTTTGCTGGAAATACAAAGATTTTAACTAATAAAGGTTTTATGACATTGCGACAGATTTATGAGCAAGGTCATCAAGGATTATTCACTTTATCATTGAATACACAAACAGACAAAATAGAGTGGAAGCCGATTCTTGACTCAATGAAAAGACAGTCAAAGATGATTGGTGTTAGTGTATCTCAAACAGGTAGAGTTACTGACAATATTCTCAACCTGACTCCCGATCATAAAATGATTAATATTCGGGGTGGTCAATATGTGAAAACTGAAATTCAAGAAATGCTGGCTCATCAGGAAATGTTAGTAACAGCACAACATATTCCTTTTTTAAGTGATGATAGCAAAGAAAAAAACAAAACGGCTTATTTATTAGGTGGTATTCTGACTGACGGTTCAATTTATAGAAGCAATAGACATGGTGAGGTACAGTTTATTCAGAAGAATATCCCCCAAAAGCAGCAATTTATCAGTGCGATGAATGATTGTGTTAGCACTGTTTATGGTAAAGCATTTGTTCCTTATCAAAAAGCTAAATCTTCTGGTTATATCAGAGGTCAATTAGTAGTAGGTGAAGCAACAGCTTATAGATTGTACTCGAAACAAATAGCCTACGAACTTTATGAAAAAGAGCAAAATATCGTCAGTAGCTTGTTGAACAACTCTGTAGAGTTTTCATACAATTTCTTGGGGGGAGTCATAGATGGAGATGGATGTTACTTCAACAATCGCATCAGTATATATATATCAGAAGAACTTCTTCTACAAGCTGTGATTGTAGCTTGTTTAAAAATAGGTACTGTTCCTCAAGTAACAAAGAACAGAAATATCTACAATGTGCAATTAGTCGAAAATCTCAAAGAAATCTTGAAATTTACCAACAGAGTCAAAGGGGAGGTTGCTGATAGAACAATACAAACACGCTTTTTTGCTACTAAACAACTCTTTGGCGATGATGTCAAAGGTCAACTGAAACTGAGAAGAGATAATAATTTGCTCATCTCTGATAAACAGCTGCAAGAAACTGACAAATTTGCGAAACTCCTTGCAGGAGATATACGTATGCAGCGAGTAGTTTCAATTGATGAAGCAACTTATGGAGACGTTTATAATATCACAGTTGCCGAACATCACAACTATGTTGTGTTCACCAGCAAATACACACCAGTTATAGTATGTAACTGCCACGCCGCGATTATTGCCAGAGAATTGGGCGTGCCGGCGATCGTCGGCTGTGGTAACGCTACAGTAGTATTGACAACTGGTCAAGATGTGACAGTATCTTGTGCAGAGGGAGAAGAAGGTAAAGTTTATCCTGGGTTACTGCCTTTTGCAGTCCAGGAAGTACCTTTAGAAAACTTACCCCGCACCCACACCCAAATTTTAATGAATGTGGGTAATCCCCAAGAAGCTTTTAGTTTATCGGCAATTCCCAATGATGGAGTCGGTTTAGCCAGGACAGAGTTTATTATTGCTAACCAAATCCAAGTTCATCCTTTGGCGTTAATTTACTACGACAAATTAGAAGATGCAGCGCAAAAAGCTAAAATTGCAGCTATCACAGCAATGTATGACGATAAGCCCCAGTATTTTATCGATAAATTAGCTCAGGGTGTGGGGAGAATTGCCGCAGCGTTTTATCCCAAACCTGTGATTGTGCGGATGTCTGATTTTAAGAGTAATGAATATCGTAACTTGGCAGGTGGTCAACAATTTGAACCAGAGGAAGAAAACCCCATGCTCGGTTGGCGGGGGGCTGCACGTTATTATGATGCAGGCTACAGAGAAGGTTTTGCTTTAGAGTGCCATGCCATTAAGCGGGTACGAGATGAGATGGGTTTAACTAATGTTATCCCCATGATTCCTTTCTGTCGTACGCCGGAGGAAGGACGCTTAGTTTTGGATGAAATGGCAATACATGGTCTAAAACAAGGTGTTAACGATTTGCAAGTTTACGTTATGTGCGAGTTACCAAGTAATGTGATCTTGGCGGAACAGTTTGCTGAGGTATTTGACGGTTTCTCCATAGGTTCCAACGACCTAACTCAGTTGACACTGGGATTAGATAGAGATTCGGCTTTAGTCGCCAGACTCTTTGATGAACGTAGTCCGGCGGTGAAGCAAATGGTGAAGATGGCGATCGCATCTGCGAAAAAACAAAATCGCAAAATCGGGATTTGTGGACAAGCTCCAAGCGATTACCCAGAGTTTGCTCAGTTTTTGGTAGAACAGGGAATTGATTCGATTAGTCTCAATCCAGATTCTGTGTTAAAGACAATGCTAGAAATAGCCAAAGTGGAACAGCAAACGCAAAGCTGA
- a CDS encoding cystathionine beta-synthase → MASYENILPAIGRTPLVRLNQVTENIQSPIYAKVEYLNPGGSTKDRIALAMIEQAEKTGQLQPGGTIIEATAGNTGVGLALIAAVKKYRCIFVMPDKMSQDKINLLKAYGAEVVVTPTSVAPDSPESYNGVAERLAKEIPSAYRPNQFENPHNPLAHYLTTGPEIWSDSQGEVEVFVAGMGTGGTISGVAKYLKEQNPNIIIVGADPEGSILSGDSPKSYKVEGIGEDFIPKTFNRQLVDEMIRVSDKESFNMARRLAREEGLLVGGSCGTVVAAALKYAARLSQPKYIVVLLPDTGRNYINKIYSDVWMQENGFWEGKTVKTVKIGEILVQKTDFPSLVAVSPSDTLTDATNLLQKLNISQLPVIDNNQVVGSLNEASLMKFLHDGINFSNQTVLAVMGKPLPILDEEVDVAEAYRVLLSGTTGIIITQQNMPIGLITRADLIRYWISQN, encoded by the coding sequence ATGGCTAGTTACGAAAATATATTGCCAGCAATTGGGAGAACTCCGTTAGTCAGGCTTAACCAAGTAACTGAAAATATTCAATCTCCTATTTACGCCAAAGTAGAATATCTTAATCCTGGTGGCAGTACCAAAGATAGAATTGCCCTGGCAATGATAGAACAAGCTGAAAAAACAGGTCAACTGCAACCAGGAGGAACTATTATTGAAGCTACCGCAGGCAATACTGGTGTAGGATTAGCACTAATTGCCGCAGTCAAAAAATATCGGTGTATTTTTGTCATGCCTGATAAGATGAGCCAGGATAAAATTAACCTGCTCAAAGCTTATGGTGCAGAAGTAGTTGTAACTCCCACATCTGTAGCGCCTGATTCTCCAGAAAGTTATAACGGTGTAGCCGAAAGGCTAGCTAAAGAAATTCCCAGTGCATATAGACCAAATCAATTTGAAAATCCGCATAATCCTTTAGCTCATTACTTAACTACTGGCCCAGAAATTTGGTCAGATAGTCAAGGTGAAGTTGAAGTTTTTGTTGCAGGTATGGGTACTGGTGGCACAATTTCAGGAGTTGCTAAATATCTCAAAGAACAGAATCCTAATATTATCATTGTCGGTGCAGATCCAGAAGGTTCTATACTATCAGGAGATAGTCCCAAATCTTATAAAGTGGAAGGAATTGGTGAAGACTTTATTCCGAAAACTTTTAATCGTCAATTAGTCGATGAAATGATTCGAGTTAGTGATAAAGAATCTTTTAACATGGCGCGTCGTCTAGCCAGGGAGGAAGGCTTACTTGTAGGAGGCTCTTGTGGTACAGTAGTGGCCGCAGCCCTCAAGTATGCAGCTCGATTATCACAGCCAAAGTACATTGTAGTCTTATTACCTGATACCGGAAGAAACTACATTAATAAAATTTATTCTGATGTGTGGATGCAGGAAAATGGTTTTTGGGAAGGTAAAACCGTAAAAACTGTAAAAATTGGGGAAATTCTAGTACAGAAAACAGATTTTCCTTCTTTAGTTGCTGTTAGTCCTAGCGACACCTTGACTGATGCCACAAACTTGCTGCAAAAGCTGAATATATCTCAGCTACCTGTCATTGATAACAATCAAGTAGTAGGTAGCTTGAACGAAGCATCTCTAATGAAATTTCTCCATGACGGTATTAATTTTTCTAACCAAACAGTTTTAGCTGTGATGGGTAAACCGTTACCAATTCTCGATGAAGAAGTGGATGTAGCAGAAGCTTATCGAGTGCTTCTATCAGGAACAACAGGGATTATTATTACGCAGCAAAATATGCCAATTGGCTTAATTACCAGAGCAGATTTGATTAGATATTGGATTAGTCAAAACTAA
- a CDS encoding sulfonate ABC transporter substrate-binding protein, protein MLKFLFQRLIIYWQKWVTFNITSQRWLLSIAPIKLSGAFITGLCLSFLFAACTANNASNTTNVSANNPTQPKASLVRIGYQKSAILLKSKGLIEKRLQPEGVSVEWIEFPAGPQLLEAMNVGSIDLGHTGESPPIFAQAAGAAITYIAGITPSPANSAILVSKNSAIKTVNDLKGKKIAFQKGSSAHYLLVQILEKYGLKYSDIQPKYLPPADARAAFVKGSVDAWSIWDPFYAAAEKSTDARVLIDGTGINKQGGYYLASKNFANQQPEIIKAILEEIQNLEQWSAQNRAEVATTLSPLLGIDLETMQKSTNRRNFGITPITPELITLQQQVADKFYELKLIPKQINVKEAMLTPEQYAAFSPKNQ, encoded by the coding sequence ATGTTGAAATTTTTATTTCAGCGCCTGATCATCTATTGGCAAAAATGGGTTACTTTTAATATTACCAGTCAAAGATGGTTATTATCTATTGCCCCTATAAAATTGAGTGGAGCATTTATTACTGGTTTATGTCTCAGTTTTTTATTTGCTGCTTGTACAGCTAATAATGCCAGTAATACTACTAATGTATCTGCCAATAATCCCACTCAACCTAAAGCATCATTAGTCAGAATAGGCTATCAAAAATCAGCTATTCTTCTAAAAAGTAAAGGGCTTATAGAAAAGCGATTACAACCAGAAGGTGTATCTGTAGAATGGATTGAATTTCCGGCTGGGCCACAGCTATTAGAAGCGATGAATGTTGGCAGCATTGACTTAGGACATACAGGAGAATCACCACCAATTTTTGCTCAAGCCGCCGGTGCTGCAATCACATATATTGCAGGAATTACCCCCAGTCCTGCTAATTCAGCGATTCTTGTTTCTAAAAATTCTGCCATCAAAACAGTCAACGATCTCAAAGGAAAAAAAATTGCTTTTCAAAAAGGCTCTAGCGCCCATTATCTGTTGGTGCAAATTTTAGAAAAATATGGTTTGAAATATAGTGATATTCAACCGAAATATTTGCCTCCAGCCGATGCCCGTGCTGCTTTTGTCAAAGGTAGTGTTGATGCTTGGTCAATTTGGGACCCATTTTATGCAGCAGCCGAAAAATCTACTGATGCGCGTGTGTTAATTGATGGCACAGGAATTAATAAGCAAGGAGGATATTATCTTGCAAGTAAAAATTTCGCTAACCAACAACCAGAAATTATTAAAGCAATACTAGAAGAAATTCAAAACTTGGAACAATGGTCTGCTCAAAATCGTGCTGAAGTAGCAACAACTCTTTCTCCTCTCTTGGGTATTGATTTGGAAACAATGCAAAAAAGTACTAACAGAAGAAACTTTGGTATTACACCAATTACTCCAGAATTAATTACTCTTCAGCAGCAAGTTGCTGATAAATTCTATGAACTCAAATTAATTCCCAAACAAATTAACGTCAAAGAAGCGATGCTTACACCTGAGCAGTATGCTGCTTTTTCACCAAAAAATCAATAA
- a CDS encoding NADPH-dependent oxidoreductase, whose amino-acid sequence MTNPTELLNRRYGVDTFNADILGNETISNLLSHRSIRAYLSDTLPANTLETLIAAAQSASTSSNLQTWSVVAVEDTTRKEKLSQLANNQAHIRQCPLFLVWLADLARLTYIAENQGLPYEGLNYLEMFLTATIDAALAAQNAVVAAESLGLGTVYIGALRNHPEAVAEVLNLPPHVVAVFGLCVGYADSSVNVEVKPRLPQAAVLHRETYQLDKQDQEIAVYNQIMKAFYTAQQMNVPGDWSEHSTKRIAFADSLSGRDKLRQALNNLGFELR is encoded by the coding sequence ATGACTAATCCTACTGAGTTACTTAATCGTCGTTATGGTGTAGACACATTCAATGCAGATATTCTGGGGAATGAGACAATATCTAATTTGCTCTCTCATCGTTCGATTCGTGCTTACCTGAGTGATACTTTACCAGCAAACACTCTAGAAACTTTGATAGCAGCCGCACAATCAGCATCGACTTCTTCAAATCTTCAGACGTGGAGTGTCGTTGCTGTTGAAGATACCACACGCAAAGAGAAGTTATCACAGTTGGCGAATAACCAAGCACATATTCGCCAGTGTCCTTTATTTTTGGTCTGGTTGGCAGATTTAGCGAGATTAACATACATCGCTGAAAATCAAGGATTACCCTATGAAGGTCTGAATTATCTAGAAATGTTTCTGACGGCAACTATAGATGCAGCCTTGGCAGCACAAAATGCTGTTGTCGCGGCGGAATCTCTGGGTTTGGGAACAGTTTATATTGGTGCATTGCGTAACCATCCAGAAGCAGTAGCAGAGGTTTTGAATTTACCACCTCATGTTGTTGCTGTGTTTGGTTTGTGTGTTGGTTATGCTGATTCATCTGTAAATGTAGAAGTTAAACCGCGTTTACCCCAAGCAGCAGTATTGCATAGAGAAACTTACCAATTAGACAAACAAGACCAGGAAATTGCTGTTTACAACCAAATCATGAAAGCATTCTACACTGCTCAACAGATGAATGTTCCTGGTGATTGGTCAGAGCATTCCACTAAACGCATAGCGTTTGCTGATTCTTTATCGGGACGCGATAAGTTGCGGCAAGCTTTGAACAATTTGGGTTTTGAGTTGCGTTAG
- a CDS encoding pentapeptide repeat-containing protein: MQPTTFKDRNLRGRSFKGQDLFGQDFSGADIRGANFTNATLIGANFSQTKAGLRRREAIALVTLAFFLAILSGFMTGYGAGVIASLIALGNQINPHSFLSGVVAVTLLGIFTGITFRKGLASAGGTAVSIAIIAALFAAIASQEVAVVALVQTIGIVSAVAGVMVGALAVALMLVMMGTRALAVMAILAVLSTSVGTQFGIAGIESDQIFVIACVIAGAIALVMLCLSGYTGWRAGKGSRRYMLIRSLAVAISTQGTTFRKANLTDADFTAAILKNTDFRGTTLTRTCWLQAKQLEQGRLEGTYLNDAAIRQLVISKDGREQNFDDCNLRGVNLQDANLTDISLIGADLSEATLQNADISRGKLVQTQLYRANLTCACLTGAYIQDWGISTDTCLDEVKCEYIYMRLPTKDDPDPCRKPDNRQETFKDGDFSDFMAPILKTLGLYRQQNVDPRAIAHTFKTLDLYHHQGIDPAAAAIALKQLSEQYPEAGLEVVALEGRGREKIRLQAVVTDAVDRSQLSARYFATYDEIKELSYRDMQTLLTEIAQKDERIRSLEQMVKTAIDSNKFYVETYYHLGDTVSEKSSINIEGSTVSGLVQGNISDVSGVLNLGAISGDVTNAIGQLPSADEPDKLGLKELLTQLQGAIEAETELSQEDKAEALEQVKVLAEAGQKPQDGPLKKMANTAVKVIKGTVASLPQATTLVETCSKLLPIITKLLGVP, translated from the coding sequence ATGCAGCCAACTACGTTCAAGGATCGGAATCTCCGGGGGCGTTCCTTCAAAGGACAGGATTTGTTTGGGCAAGACTTTAGCGGTGCTGATATTCGAGGTGCAAACTTTACTAATGCTACATTAATTGGGGCTAATTTCAGCCAAACGAAAGCAGGTTTACGACGACGAGAGGCGATCGCTCTTGTTACTCTCGCATTTTTTTTAGCAATCCTCTCAGGTTTCATGACGGGTTATGGCGCAGGAGTGATCGCCAGCCTGATTGCTTTAGGAAACCAGATCAACCCCCACTCGTTTCTCTCTGGAGTCGTAGCTGTGACTCTCCTGGGAATATTTACTGGCATCACTTTTCGTAAGGGGTTAGCCTCAGCTGGAGGTACAGCCGTTTCTATTGCGATCATTGCGGCGCTATTTGCGGCGATCGCTTCTCAGGAAGTTGCTGTTGTTGCCCTCGTGCAAACTATTGGGATTGTCAGTGCTGTCGCCGGGGTGATGGTGGGAGCCTTAGCAGTGGCTCTGATGCTAGTGATGATGGGAACCAGAGCCTTAGCAGTTATGGCTATTTTAGCTGTTCTCAGTACCTCTGTAGGCACTCAATTTGGGATTGCTGGAATTGAGTCTGACCAAATCTTTGTAATTGCCTGTGTAATTGCAGGAGCGATCGCGCTGGTGATGCTCTGCCTCAGTGGTTATACTGGGTGGCGTGCTGGGAAAGGCAGCAGGCGTTATATGCTAATTCGCAGTCTGGCGGTAGCGATCTCGACTCAGGGAACAACTTTTCGCAAGGCTAACCTCACCGATGCCGATTTTACAGCAGCGATTCTCAAAAATACAGATTTTCGCGGGACAACACTAACTCGCACCTGTTGGCTTCAAGCCAAGCAACTAGAACAAGGGCGGTTAGAAGGCACTTATCTCAATGATGCTGCAATTCGGCAACTGGTAATCAGTAAAGATGGCCGAGAACAAAATTTTGATGACTGCAATCTGCGGGGAGTAAATCTGCAAGATGCAAATTTGACAGATATCAGCTTGATTGGGGCTGATTTGAGCGAAGCGACTCTACAAAATGCTGACATCTCTAGAGGTAAATTGGTACAAACTCAGCTTTACCGAGCTAATTTAACCTGTGCCTGCTTGACGGGAGCCTACATTCAAGATTGGGGTATTTCCACTGATACTTGTTTAGATGAGGTGAAGTGTGAATACATTTATATGCGACTACCGACTAAAGACGATCCCGATCCTTGTCGCAAACCGGACAATCGTCAAGAAACCTTTAAAGACGGTGACTTTTCAGATTTCATGGCTCCCATTTTGAAAACACTAGGATTATACCGCCAGCAAAATGTCGATCCCCGGGCGATCGCTCACACATTTAAAACTCTCGACCTGTATCACCATCAGGGCATCGATCCGGCGGCGGCGGCGATCGCCCTGAAGCAACTTTCAGAGCAGTATCCAGAAGCAGGGCTAGAAGTAGTTGCTTTGGAGGGAAGGGGACGAGAGAAGATTCGCCTCCAGGCAGTTGTCACGGATGCAGTCGATCGCTCCCAACTTAGCGCCCGTTACTTTGCAACTTACGATGAGATTAAAGAGTTATCATATCGTGATATGCAAACTCTATTGACAGAAATCGCCCAAAAAGATGAGCGAATTCGCAGTTTAGAGCAAATGGTGAAGACAGCAATTGATAGTAACAAATTTTACGTAGAAACTTATTATCATCTGGGGGATACCGTGTCTGAAAAAAGCTCAATCAACATCGAAGGCAGCACCGTTAGCGGTTTAGTACAAGGTAATATTAGCGATGTCAGTGGTGTGTTGAATTTAGGGGCAATTAGTGGCGATGTCACGAATGCGATCGGACAACTACCCAGTGCTGATGAACCAGATAAACTAGGACTCAAGGAATTGCTGACTCAATTGCAAGGGGCAATTGAAGCTGAAACCGAGTTAAGTCAAGAAGATAAAGCGGAAGCATTAGAGCAAGTTAAGGTCTTAGCAGAAGCTGGTCAAAAGCCTCAAGATGGGCCACTAAAGAAAATGGCAAATACGGCAGTTAAGGTTATCAAGGGAACAGTTGCAAGTTTGCCACAAGCGACAACGCTGGTTGAAACTTGTAGCAAATTATTACCAATTATTACCAAACTTCTAGGAGTACCGTAA
- a CDS encoding threonine dehydratase, which translates to MNRLTQILQNTFIRVEGLFSVIFGSIFSFFGNIFGTFARVAGLNLNQSSYYLESEPTQNTQQSLEKPSTKPTQNPTVESSSSQRRRPNTTMDYYRKMANEINKK; encoded by the coding sequence ATGAATCGTCTCACTCAAATTCTGCAAAACACATTTATCCGTGTTGAAGGTTTATTTTCGGTAATTTTCGGCAGCATTTTTAGCTTTTTCGGCAACATATTTGGCACTTTTGCTAGAGTCGCTGGTTTAAATCTAAATCAGTCTAGTTATTATTTAGAATCTGAACCAACACAAAATACTCAACAGTCATTAGAAAAACCGTCAACTAAACCTACACAAAATCCCACTGTTGAAAGCTCAAGTTCTCAGCGTCGTCGTCCCAATACCACAATGGATTACTACCGCAAAATGGCTAATGAGATAAATAAAAAGTAA
- a CDS encoding D-2-hydroxyacid dehydrogenase has product MKIIIPKDIATELEAHLGDEIKFVRVDSEGNLDGDPTDAEVYFSWFNLKPTTLHRVLEAAPKLRWHHAPNAGVNHIITPKYRERNLILTNGSGVHAIPIAEFVIAYMLSHAKQLPKLYQQQQAHDWQRGLAIQELLDKTLLIIGAGGIGQEIASRAKAFGMRIFGSRRHPQPLPNFDKVVGADEWKALLSEVEYVAIATPLTWDTKGMIDAEVLCLMRPDAYLINIARGGIVDELALVKALQNGTIAGAALDTVFTEPLPPESLLWSLPNVLITPHCSGNSPRTKERSLALFLDNFTRYRHGQPLRNVVDQTAGY; this is encoded by the coding sequence TTGAAAATTATTATCCCGAAAGATATAGCTACAGAGCTTGAGGCTCATTTAGGCGATGAGATAAAGTTTGTGCGTGTGGACAGCGAAGGTAACTTAGATGGCGATCCCACAGATGCAGAAGTTTACTTTAGCTGGTTTAACCTCAAACCAACAACATTGCATCGAGTTTTAGAAGCCGCACCAAAATTGCGTTGGCATCATGCACCAAATGCAGGTGTAAATCACATTATTACACCCAAATATCGAGAGCGTAACCTGATTTTGACTAACGGGTCGGGAGTTCATGCCATTCCCATTGCCGAATTTGTCATTGCTTATATGCTGTCTCATGCCAAACAATTACCCAAACTATATCAACAACAGCAAGCACACGATTGGCAAAGAGGTCTGGCAATTCAAGAATTATTAGATAAAACTTTGTTAATTATTGGTGCAGGTGGTATTGGACAAGAAATTGCCTCCCGTGCAAAAGCCTTTGGTATGAGGATTTTTGGCAGTCGTCGTCATCCACAACCGCTACCTAACTTTGACAAAGTAGTAGGTGCAGATGAGTGGAAAGCACTTTTGAGTGAAGTTGAATATGTGGCGATCGCCACACCTCTGACTTGGGATACTAAAGGTATGATTGATGCTGAGGTACTGTGCCTGATGCGTCCTGATGCTTACTTAATTAATATTGCGCGTGGTGGAATCGTCGATGAATTGGCACTAGTTAAAGCATTACAAAATGGTACAATTGCTGGGGCTGCTTTAGACACAGTGTTTACAGAACCACTACCACCAGAGAGCTTATTGTGGTCTTTACCCAACGTTTTGATTACACCACATTGTTCAGGTAATTCTCCTAGAACCAAAGAGCGATCGCTTGCCTTATTCCTCGACAATTTTACCCGCTATCGTCACGGTCAACCTCTACGTAATGTCGTAGATCAAACAGCCGGTTATTAA